The region AAAATTGGCATGCCAAAGCCAACAGCATTAATTGAAATGGTCAATGATGCTTTATTACAAGAATTTGCGGCTGATATAGAGGAGCGACTGATTGTTTGTATCGATAAGACAAAATAATATCTAATTACGAAAAACCTTCATCTTTTTTTGTGAATTTTAATACCCCATCATGTATAATGGAAGTGTAGGAAATGAGTAGTATAAAAGTGAATAGTATAAAACGGGTTTATTTACAACACAAATACCAGATTCAATAGGAAAAGGGGGTGCCGTCCCATGGATTATGATGATCAGATGAAAAACCGAATTAAACGTATTGAAGGCCAGGTCAGGGGATTATTGAAAGCGATGGATGAAGGGAAAGAATGTCGAGATGTAGTGAACCAGATGACTGCTGCCAGAAATGCACTTGACCGTACAGCAGCATTGGTTGTCAGCAGAAATCTGGAAGCGTGCATTCGTGAGGAGAAGGAATCCGGGGAAAGTTCGGAAGACGTTATTAAAGAAGCGGTAAATCTGCTTGTGAAAAGTCGGTAATTCTCCCTGTATGTGTTGAGTGAAAGGAGAGAATAATGACTGGTAAACGCTTTAACCCGGAAAAGGCGGATAAACTGATGAGTGACGTTCGCAGAAAAAAATTACCGCCGGAGGAAGTTATCCGGTATTTGGATTTAGATAAAAATGATACGGTTGCCGATGCTGAAGGAAAATGCAGTGGAAGAGCAGCTTGAAAACATTCATTATGTGGAAAGTAATCTGGACCATATCCGGCTGGATGATAATTCCTTGAGTAAAGTTATGATATCGTTTATTATGCATGAAGTACCGGATATTGAACAAACACTGGATGAAATAAAGCGGATTTTGATGTTGATTTTCTTCCTTGGTTCAACAAAATGGATTGTCAGACACAGCCGGGTCATTATGAAAATCAGCGCAGTTATTATGGGTTTGGTGCTGTTTTTCGGGCTGATGCCATGTATTACAGGTTTTATGCCCAATCTTATGGATGGTACATGGTTATCTAAATTAGGATAATGAAGGGAATTGTTGTGAAAAAGGTATACATATGTGAACTTTGTTATCTTTTGTTTTGTTACCGGGTTGTTAGAATGCTGTTAAGGACTTGTAAAACCTCTGAATTATTTTTTTTCTGATGAGAAAGATCATTACTCATTATTGATAATAAGAGGTAGAATATGGATGAAATAGACTGGTTTGATTGGATGGATAAAAACAATATAAGAAATGTTAATGGGTTTACCACTGCTCAGGAAACTTCTTTAAAGAAAAGAAAAATAACTTGAATATTTAGAGTTAGAAGAACTTCCACCTTTTGTTGCTTTTGACACTATAGGTATAGCATCTCAGACAAATAAAAAAATTAATTAATTTTTTGCAAAGTAAAGTTCCAGAGTCATGGAATCATTAATTCATTAAGACTAGCTGTAAGATCATCATCAATTGGGCATACTTGTCGAATAAGGCGTCTTTCTGAAATACGATGGTTCAGATTGTAGAAGAAAAGCGCAATTTATTGTCGCCAATCTTTGCGATAATTGGATTAAAGTTCTACTCTTGAAAAAGTTGCATTTTTTAATAGAAGAATGCCGTTTGAGAACATTAAAATCAAATAATTTTATTGAGGCCAAATATTTTTGCGGAAAAGAAAAAGCTAATCATGAGATTAACTTTTTTGTAAGTATCCTTTTTAATAAAAATCCTACAAACAATCCTGGGAGTATGCTCAACATTGGAAGCCAGACAGGCCCTAATAATACATTAAATAGGGTTAGGTTTGATGAATAGATTGTCCCCACAGTCACAAAGTATGCTGAAAATGCAAACGGTAAAAATGAATATGGTTCTTTTCCTCCACCTGCATCTTTAAAAGCATCCCACATTGCAAAAAAGTATAAACAAGGATAAAACATAAGCCATTGATAGTTAGTCTGCTCAATGGCCATTACTACGTTTCCTTGAAAACTTAAAATAATTATTTCGTTAAAATTTCCTAACACATTGATTAAAAACTCTAACAAAACAAATATAATTCCCTTAATATACTTCCCGTTTAATAATTGCCCAAAGCCCGGCAAGGCAATACTCCAAAAAAGCATTTTATATTTTTGATTTTGATTCATGTAATCCGTCCGTTATCGATGTTATTTTATGGATTTCTTTGCGGAATGATAAACCGGTCAACGCTTAACTTGCATGCCAATCCTTATTTGCTCTGTCTCCTCGATAATTTTGTTCTGTCTGCTGCTTGGGGTGGTTCCTCCATCCAACCGTGTTTGATGATAATTTTCCCTCCGTCCTTGGCAAAGTCAAACGTATTGGTCAACATTTGACCCATTTTTAAAAGCAAATCACTCCGAAAGCTAAACGCTGCTCCAACTGAGTTACTCCCCATACCAAACATCGACAACAGGTTTGTCATATACATCATAATTTTGTCAGAAAACGGTGGGATGGTGGAGTTGGTTACGATTCCTGTCCATGTAGAAGGCGCTTGTAAATCACTTTCTAATAAAAAATTACTCATGGTAGATACTTGCTTCTCAGCAAGTTCTCTTCCACGTTGAAAGTATTGTTGAATATCAGGACTTTCAGCAACTTGTGCAAAGCCTGTCATCAATTGTGTTCCCGTAATATTTGCTTCCAGTGCCTGGTACACTAAGCCAATTTCTACTGTGTTAAGTACGCGTTTTTTTCCAAAGGGGTTTAATCCGCTTATATAACTCTTTTCTTTGACGAATTCAACCTCGTTCGGCATTGGAACACTGGGAGGACGTGGTAAAACGCCCTTCTTTAACAGGGATTGGGTGCATTTGTTATAAATCGTTTGACTATCTGAAGTAAAGTCTCTGTATAGGTTATAGATGTCTTCGCGATAAGACATCCCTGAATGCAACGCGTAAAGACCGATCAAAATCTGACTCAACAAACGAAGATACATTAAATGAAATTGATCATCAAATAAGCGAGGGGCATGATTATCTGTATCCTTTTCTGTAAAGGCTAAGGGAATGGCAACGCCCTCGTTTTGGAAGATGGTTTCAATGGCATTAATGTTTTTTGTTTCTATATCTTGGGCAGATTGTAGTACAATTTCGGTTTCTTCATCGTCAGAGTTTTTAATAAAGCGCTCCAAAATACGTAATTTCATGGACTTTTCCTGATAGGCTTGCCATAGATTACCTAATTCTGTAGACGATAAAGGTATGTTGTTCATCATGTCGGACCTCCAATGTTTAAAGTGTTTATATTATTATGCACGTGTTTTTCCTTCTTTATTATGACGAAGCACTCGCATAATATCCCTTTGCATGGATATTCTAAATGCTGAAAATCCTAAATACAGAGGTATTATAATGTTTGATAAACATCATACAAATGAACAATTACCAGAGTCGCCGGTTTCTTACTGGTTTCCAATAAATTGCACCCGATTCTATTAGTTAAGTGTTATCAACGTAGCGTTGGCCACGACAACTAACCACTATTTAAGAAAGCGACCATTTCTATGAACTATTCAGCAAATGCGCTATGAATGCCACATAACTGTCAATTTAAATTAATATATCGTGATTCATATCACAGGGTTAGAAAGTCTTCTTTTAGTAAAGTGAAAAGTGGATGAAAAAGACCCTAAAGTCTTGGCTCTATAGGGGATTATAAAACTTTTTAGGCTGAAAGGAGATCATAAAATGAATTCAACTAAACTAAGCATTGTTAAGTCGACTGCACCTGTATTAAAAGATCATAGCCGTGAGATAGGGACACGCTTTTATAACCTGCTTTT is a window of Virgibacillus ihumii DNA encoding:
- a CDS encoding metal-sensitive transcriptional regulator, whose protein sequence is MDYDDQMKNRIKRIEGQVRGLLKAMDEGKECRDVVNQMTAARNALDRTAALVVSRNLEACIREEKESGESSEDVIKEAVNLLVKSR
- a CDS encoding DUF3231 family protein produces the protein MMNNIPLSSTELGNLWQAYQEKSMKLRILERFIKNSDDEETEIVLQSAQDIETKNINAIETIFQNEGVAIPLAFTEKDTDNHAPRLFDDQFHLMYLRLLSQILIGLYALHSGMSYREDIYNLYRDFTSDSQTIYNKCTQSLLKKGVLPRPPSVPMPNEVEFVKEKSYISGLNPFGKKRVLNTVEIGLVYQALEANITGTQLMTGFAQVAESPDIQQYFQRGRELAEKQVSTMSNFLLESDLQAPSTWTGIVTNSTIPPFSDKIMMYMTNLLSMFGMGSNSVGAAFSFRSDLLLKMGQMLTNTFDFAKDGGKIIIKHGWMEEPPQAADRTKLSRRQSK
- a CDS encoding class I SAM-dependent methyltransferase, which gives rise to MLKENAVEEQLENIHYVESNLDHIRLDDNSLSKVMISFIMHEVPDIEQTLDEIKRILMLIFFLGSTKWIVRHSRVIMKISAVIMGLVLFFGLMPCITGFMPNLMDGTWLSKLG